From Candidatus Fusobacterium pullicola, a single genomic window includes:
- a CDS encoding Nif3-like dinuclear metal center hexameric protein, whose product MITKDVIRELELNFPKNLAEEWDNVGLLIGDNKREIKKIQLSLDATEKAIDNAIENGVDMLVTHHPMIFKGIKNIDYSTLLGRKIIKLIENRINLYALHTNLDSALNGLNDYIIKELGVSNSKVIDENINGENCGIGRVYKLDKETTIASYIKLLKEKLEIENVRLVGEESSLIRKIAIVNGSGMSYWRKVKKLDVDLFITGDVGYHEALDAMESGLNLIDIGHFEGEKCFAQLLKSYFEKMSIDVIIYNDGPIFKNY is encoded by the coding sequence ATTGATAGGAGATAATAAAAGGGAGATTAAAAAAATTCAACTCTCTCTTGATGCTACTGAAAAAGCTATAGATAACGCTATAGAAAATGGTGTTGATATGTTAGTAACACATCATCCAATGATATTTAAAGGGATAAAAAATATAGATTATTCAACTTTATTAGGAAGAAAAATAATCAAATTAATAGAGAATAGGATAAATTTATATGCCCTTCATACTAATTTAGACTCGGCATTAAATGGGTTGAATGATTATATTATAAAAGAGTTAGGAGTAAGCAATTCTAAAGTTATAGATGAAAATATTAATGGAGAGAATTGTGGAATAGGAAGAGTCTATAAATTAGACAAAGAGACAACAATAGCTAGCTATATTAAGTTATTAAAAGAGAAACTAGAGATAGAAAATGTAAGATTGGTAGGAGAGGAGAGTAGCTTAATAAGAAAGATTGCTATTGTAAATGGGTCTGGAATGAGCTACTGGAGAAAGGTAAAAAAATTAGATGTAGATCTATTTATAACTGGTGATGTGGGATATCATGAAGCTTTAGATGCTATGGAAAGTGGATTAAATTTAATTGATATTGGGCATTTTGAAGGTGAAAAATGTTTTGCTCAACTTTTAAAAAGTTACTTTGAAAAAATGTCAATAGATGTTATAATCTACAATGATGGACCGATTTTTAAAAATTATTAA